The Biomphalaria glabrata chromosome 7, xgBioGlab47.1, whole genome shotgun sequence region gcaaaaagtTGCAGAATTTGTGAAAGGAAAATCTTTGGTGACTTGGAAAGAATATAGATCGTTAAGAGGTGAAGGTTATACAAAGCCAATAGGCCAAGGgtcaagatgaaaaaaaaattctaagccTGTTTCCTGAGACGCCCATCCGATGAAAAGAAATACTTCCACGTCCTACTTATCCTTAGTTCCCTCAGGGGGTACGAGAGGTATCCCCAACGCCAAGCGATGTTCATGCATTTACTCACTTACACACACTCAATACTCACTCACACATTTCTCACACCTACGCAGACCTTATACTCATTCAAACATTTCCCACACCTACACACACTTTATACGCATTTACACATTTCCCACACCTACACACACTTTATACTTATTCGCATATTTCCCACACCTACTTAAATAgtcattggtaattttttttaaaatctgatttaaaaatgttaacaaatacaaaatgttagTGTAGATATACTTTAAATACatttgacatacatttttttagcaAGTGGCGAAACTGAAGAAGTCTGTGAAACAATTTGAAGATATTTTCTTTATATGGCATCTTTCCTCAATTCTTCCTCTGTAAATAACTACCATAGATCTTCTAAAATCATGACAAAACTTTCAGACCATCGTCAAggaaaagaaatatcaaaaaatctttttttcacgAATTAAGTTAAACATCAATCGTATCGGCTATTACTTTTGTGTAGTCTGTATGtccgtccttttttttttttggttccgtttatatctcgaaaaaaaaaggggaggctATATTAAGTAAGGGAAGAGATTTTTCTGTTAATCTTTATAATCTTTATGCAAAAAAATTTATTCTAAAAAATATTgtgtaataaaaatatgtgtattACTACATCAAATGGTTTCTGTTAGACAACttcataaaatataagaaaatgcTTAATTTTGCTTTAAATTAGAAAGAATGCATTTAGTACCCTATGAATAtaattcaataatattttaaaacagcaTTATACCATAAGTTGTATTTACTAAAAGACGAACACACTGAGATTTCCATAGACACTTAGTCAAACGGAAAGACTTCTTCCATAGGCATTGAATGACAAATTGGATCTTCATCAACCATCAGTCAAATGATCATTAATAACATACGTTAGGTCAGGCTCACattgaactatatcttcataaaaattagttcattgaattattataacattgcaatacaAAAATATCGGCCACACTTTTGGTACGCACACGTATGCTTTGTATAGAAGAAGGTTTGTGATTGtcgatagtttgtagttcatagatTCTGATAATCATGATGAAAATACCTGCTttaaccacttcgggggccgcttCTGAGTTTGTAATTCCacacaaactctttttgtaatcttgttaccTAATTTTTTCTTGCAAATTCATGCTCTTGAATCTCTACATCTAAAGCTTCGCTATTGCCGAGAACTCTTCGTGCTAATCGTTTTTAAGCTATTCGTAATAAAATAAGAACCAGGAAGAATGTTTCGTAATGACTGCTATGCAAACAAAAGCGTTGGCATTAAGAGACTTTTAAGAGATCACTGAAGGAATTATTTGTCTTAATGGTGGCTCAATAGTTCTTAAGTATCCTTCTACACCGGCAGACAGTGATTAACATTTGTTAAAGATGTCGTCAAGTAATcgttgcattaaaaaaaaatttaaatcacACTACTATTTTCAAATTTagaaatctatatttaaaaaaaattattagatcGGAGAACGATTTCTCTTAAACAACTGTGAACGGTGAAGGacgttttaatatcattttcaacCAATGGTAGAGAGAGAGATCCATTCTAAGTGAACGACGAATTACTAATTAtcaattttaagaaaatttGGCTCAAATTTCCAAATAAGTGTTCTAATGTTTGTCTGCGTGATATGAGCATCATTATCTGTGGAcattaattgattaaatttgcgtttaaaattaacaaaagatAATGAGCCTACCTGCTGGTAAAACTAAATAGTTTAAGTTAACAAAGCTTGACCTTTCAAAAAATGTCAGGTAgagtattaaattaaaaaaacaactcttgcaTTAATATACCCATGAGAATGTTTCGTTACGTATAAAACATGCGGTATTATAATTGTGGAGTCATGAAGACATTTTGAAGAGAATTACACTAAGAGACGACAGGATACAATGACACGTTACGTTGATTCCATCCAAAATATGTTATCACCTGTGCATTTAACTGGCAGGGAACAAACAACGTTTTCTATTGGCTGGTCTGATAGAGTAAATTAACTTTCTACTGTTTGAACTATTGTTTGAATGTTGTTTATTGTTTAGCCaagcctttttattttttgtaccttCTAACTTTCAGGCCAGAGGTCATTGTTGTCACATGGGACTTGTTGAACCTAGTCTCTGAACAAATGAGACATTGAGGGACACACTATTAGCTTGCACTAAATGTGAGAGATATTTAGCGTTTCATGTGGTTCAAACCAATACATGCCCGACTACTATGCAATTGATGATGTATGTTGTACATAGTGACTGCAGTGTAAAATATTATTCCTGGTAAACACTTATTTAGAATGGATTCATTGGCATAATGTATACATGAGATTTCATGACTAACTCGGTTATATGTCTGATGGTAGGGATGCCAATTTAGTTGACCTAGCCATCTGACCTAGCCATAAGACCTAGCCATTTGACCTAGCTATCTGACCTAGCCATCTGACCTAGCCATTAGACCTAGCCATTTGACATAGCCATCTGACCTAGCCATTGTTCTACAGCTAGAAAGAAATacgtttttattttgaaattaaatttttcttgtgTGCCTCTTATACACAATGAAATTAACAATGACCATAACCATATTAATTTGTCATCTTTCTGAGTTTCGATTTAGAGTTCATgttattttattagttcttttaaagataattttgtGCAAGAGTTGGATTTTGTAACTACTTGAGTTTGCGCAGAGCGTGTTTTGTTGTATATTTCTGCACAAATCTAACTCAGTATGGCCAACATTACAGATGGGGGCTTGCTGTTGACTGGTACTGATAATACATTCAATGCAATGACGATAGACGCTCAGGTGTATAACTGGTTTCTTATCGTTGACGGGTTCCTTCTCGGCCTGGTCAGCTTGCTCGGAATCATTTTCAATACTGTCAACGTCATTGTCTACAGCAAGATGAGTCAGCGTGACTCAGTCAATATCGCTCTGTTGGCGCTGTCACTGGCTGAGCTCGGAGGTTCCGTTGTCCTGCTGCTCATGAGCTGCTTTAGCGTGCCAGAACTGACCTTAGGTTATCTACCTGCAGTCTACCAAATCAGTTGGCTCCACATCATCTTCTCCCGCATCTCCAGCTGCCTCACCGCTTTTGTCACGCTCGAGAGATACTTGTGCGTGGCGATGCCACTAAAGGTGAAAGCTCTAATCACTTCCGGGAGAACGATAGCTGTCGTTACTATTATATTTGTGGGCATGACTAGCTGCATGGTCCCGCCGTTTTTTGCTAGGAAAATTGAGTCTATGGTGATCTCCGATACAAATAGAACTATGCTAATATTCATTCCCATGGACGAAAGCAGTAAAAACATGGAGAACACGTCTGTGACGGTGAACAACGTGGCTTTGTTGCTGGCTTTCGCTGTAGTTTTCATCTCTACAATGCTTCTAGTCATCACactgagaaaaaaatcaaaatggcgCAGTGAAGTCACTTCCTCCTTGCAGGGCGACGTCACTTCCGTCAGAGATCAGAAAGTCATCAAGATGATAATTCTAATAGCTGTAATATTTATTGTGAGTTACCTGCCGGTTGTCGTCTCGACCGCTGCCATGTTAAGCGTCCCTGAATACAACGTGGAGGGAAACTACACCAGGATTTTCACCCTTACCTGGGGAATCACTTTCCTCCTGGAAGGCGCCAACGCAACTGCCAGTATTTTCGTCTATTTGAAGATGAGTTCAAGATATAAATCTATACTTTTGACATTGTTGAAATTCAACTCACATGGCGGCTTGACTAGATTCCATTAAGAAAGATTAACATCTTTGTGACATCCAAGAATAGCAGCCTGACTATTTCGAGCATCTGCACACATAGATTAATAATTATAGCAAAGTAGTGTTTGCATGTACATTTTTTTGATAAACTGAGCCAATGACATAAAGTAAGTTTTTAGTATTTTCTGATTAATCACAATTAGTGATCACTATACTATTCTTTGAAAATTCTAGGATGCCCGATTATCAATTCTTTTACGATTCGAACAAAGGCCCATCTCTCTCACGCCCTGCCaaaaaattaactctttctctcctaagtaacgataccatcgttgatttaacccaatttaattaaattaatttgtgGTTTTAGGAAGCATAACTTgtcttatataaaaagagcatgcattctcctataattctataccaaaagtaatgttttctgattacaaacaaaaatgtcattgaagtttaatcataacagggtagaatgttcaaaggtgaaaaatgaacaattctgacagaacgtggaaaaataattacggagataaagagttaatcgCCTACTGTAGCCTGTTTTAAGTCTAGTTTTTAACACTTTTCCACAGACTTGGCCCGTGAATTCTAGTAGTCCTAATACTCGTGTCATACTGCGGTGAAAAAGCTGCTATGCTTCATATAGTTGGTTTTGACCAAATACCTTCCCCAATTTCTTAGTTGGCAATTCTAAAGGAATGACCTACATTATAAAGCTCCACTCTCATAGTTTCGGCCTGTGATTTCTAGTATCCTTTACGATGAATCATTTGATaggttttatgtttttattcttatccttaggattttttttcaagaaaaaagaaCAGACCGCATCATAACGCTTCCTCCTTCCAAGTACATAATTTTGGTCTCGGAAGTCTAGTATCACCGATAACGTGCTTCGTTGCGTTGAAATAGATATAGAAGTAAGACTATAggttattttcttttctttatcaaATGGAACGGGTCACATTATAACACGCCCTACACATTTTGGCCCATCAAATCAAGTATCTCTTCCTAGTAAAAATAAAGAATGCTAAAATAAAAGGTCCTTCTTGCAAATTCTGGCTAATCCTCGTAATATTATTTCTACAGTGAAATATGTGTTGGCTGTACCAAAAGTTGAAGTGAAACATGTTGGCTTAATTAGAGCATTTGTATAACACtaccacacacacagacacacatgcTCCCTCCATGCTCCGCTGTATTGAAATAGTTTATAGGCAATATaatagtgttgtttttgttttggcatTACCACCCCCcacccgcttttttttttctgtgacacttcaaatacaaaaaaaattaaattgagtgttttaaaaagaaaggaagtaaATTCTATGCACTTGAACATTTGCATTtatgttttaaagttataagtagattttttttttaaatacctaaaactaaataaaaaggtTGAATAGAAATCTTTGGAAATTTCGCCAATTTCTCTCTTAAATTGCGAATCTATCAATACAGCTTCTCGGTGAGCACACAAGAGGTAAGAGACACCTATGTAGAAAAGTTCATGCAAATTACATCTCAGTTTCAAAGTCATCCTTGGAGGTACTGTGGAGGGAGCACTAAGAAACTGTGGTCCAAAGAAATGATGAAACTTGGACGTGAAAGAATTAAAcgacctctctcttgatattctaCTAAGGACAACTGGTGACTGTAACTAGTGGAGAACCGTCAAAGCGCTGCCTTCAACACAAATAAATTTTAGAAACAGAAAAGATTATATACATTTACAGCATTCATACTGAAAGCGTTGgattaaacaattattcatagaTAAAAAGAacacaatgaaatgaaatgacttACTCCATAAATTGTAATACAGTAGCGTAGGCAACACTTGAACGGACAGGGACACAGACAGGAAAgagaaaactcttttgttcgtccgtccgtccgtccgtcccacgGTCCCCCTGTCACGCTTcaatctcaaaaactaaaagcgcTCTTAAATATCCGAGTTCActatttttctttgcttactaaaaaaaaaacaacgttatgGAAAGCGaaattatttgttgtttgttttttaaattaagtaaacaagtatttttttttcaaagactttTAAACAACGCTTAATAGACAAATATATTAGCTTACTAAGAATAGTTTTTGCCAAATACCATTGACTCATTTATCACGAAATCTATTAAACTGTTGCACGCATGCGCATAAAATTTCATGCACAGGTTCCTTTTATCTCCTAGATACTCACTGAGAACGGTTTTTGACAAAATCGGAACTTTGGGACCGCTATTCGcgaaaaaaacgcaagctttctaccaaacatttgtattttattttcggtatttcctcAAAAGGTCGCATTCTAGTTAGAAAgcataaaaaaacaaggttacaaagacagggtggaaacataaactcaaagtCCAAATTTGTTTTAgagtatggaataagaaatgtgcctctatctttgtaaaAATGCACATTGTATGAAGATATTTGGCTATTCACCAATCTCTCTTTAAGTCCCATCTTTAACTAGATGATCATTTCATTTAATCCTTTTTCCTTGAACTAAGCGCGGTTACCCCTAAAATAAAAAGGCCGAAAGCCTCGCTCCCAATGAGGAAATTCTTCATTTTCTTACAATTTGCCGCTACTCACCATTTGAAGTCAGCCACAACAAAGCTTGCGTTGTTCTTGGATATTAGCCTGGCTGCTGGGATAAGGGTTAGCGAGATTTTCAGACCGAAAGGACGCCTAAGACTAAACTACTGAGATATCTGCAAGATGGAACTCAAGGCTACAGCTATCAATGAAAGTATGCTGGAGGATGATGTGGGTAAGACTGCAGGACCCAACAGAAGGGAGTTGCCAAGATTAGAGTCCGATGCCCAAGTACTGTTGAGGCCTAATGCTCACTGGAAGTCAAAAGGATTAAATCAAAGAAGCAAGTTATGTGGAAGAAAGTTGCCCAGGATCGAACAGCATGAAAAAGAAGCTCTGCGTGCTGGTAGGACACTTGTAGAGAGCAAAAGGGTGGAGGTAGCTTTAGACAGTACACAATGGGTAAGAACGACGTCATATTTGATTGGCCCAGGACAGATTCATTCTTATATATGTGGCAACGTTGGGCTTTCCAGAATTAgtctgtttatttgtaaaagatTCTGCCCAACTTAAGGAAAAGCAGTCTACACCAGTAATTTATATGGGTGCATTCATTGTCTTCTTGAGAAAGAATGAGTCAAACAACGATGTGATATTATATGATCAGTGGCATAGCATCCATGgagcgaaggggttcaatgaacccaggCCCACGACTATTGGGGGCCCACAGCCTGTGGCGTAGCAACAATGGCGCAGTGGGGTTGATTGTACTTGGGTTCGGTACTCTTGACCAGTTGGGGCCCACGTGAGAACTTATTATTAGGAtggcactaaagaaaaaaataagtatttttgtaaaaagaaatataggctAACATAAATCTGAAAAGCTCCCTCAAAAtattataaactttatattagtattaaaacattaacccgtgttttaagttttaagttaGCAGCTTGGATTACTTAAATGTAAGGGTCTGCTCTCCATCAGGTTTACTGTAACGGTGGCTAGCCTTAATTGTGTGTTTAaggcagtgattcccaaagtggtctatatagacccccaggggtctatgaagacttccaaggggtctacgaaaatgaaaaaataaattgggggtctatgagatgtccacgggggtctacaataatagatttaatttaagcaggtcgtgactaaATTTTCACATTTCATTAATGTAATTTATTTGATACTCTAATATATCATTTGttccttagttaatcctttgatatttatcctgctattcaaatgaaaaattgttgcatttaatttcaatacttatttaaatagcttaattttgtttacatgtaactaatgtttaaaaaaaaaagtaatgtagactgaacagcgttgattatttaaaattgggattcattcctttcTTTTCAAACAAGCGTTTacctaagtgcctttttatgacaatatgaaaccaattacgctgGAGAATCATTTGagagacaatgccaccctgacacAAATAGAAGATaactttcaaacactcaaaaataaatttcagaATAGActcacaaaatctctcttccacAACATATAGAGAGGATGATCATTTGTGATCATCTTACAATATTTCTTTACTTAGgctatagcaaaatatggaaaatagCATAGGtcaaacattaattttaccaggagttttacacaaacctatatatggaattattaaaagaatttctttaagcaacaatacagttcaagggcacatctgtggcatgagttataaaatgaaaagcttcttatgtaattctttgcaaacgacatatatacagttAGGGATAAGCGGCGTCACAGGgctgacaaggtgtagcgctgtgtgatacaaactgcctaatggtcaccatctcattattttcctcagggttgactaatgaaacctttcccatgtttgggtatagttgcaaggcaggagAGGTTTGAATTGAGTTTTcgttctgctaggtgggtagcaagccaaggttATTGGTTTAGGCTCTAGTTACTCGCTATTGCCtttctcctgttaatgaaaacagttccacacgtgaaagatcaagaaataggCTAGACGAGAAACTGttctttgcgaaaccttttacaatgacaCTTTAGGCAAATTAattacttaatatttaatgttggaaagactactttaaaaaacaacaaattcctatatgaaacatgaTATCTGTAGCAAGGGATGATAAAcctgcaaaaaaacaaacatttccagtgtgttaggggattccagcaatacatattaattgttattttaattggtttaaatttaaattttatcaataaaaaagatagaaCTCTTTAACACAatatgtagttttaaattacttttcactcttcaactcactacagttagaactttcttttaaaaaaatgttgatgaatttgcaaacaTTTGCAAGTTttagcagggggtctaccaaaagcaagaaaacatggcaaggggtctacgagaccaaaaagtttgggaactacTGGTCTAAAGAGACTATGCGCTGCCAGATAGTCCCATTCTTTGTATCCGTGTATGTTCACAAACCATTTGATGGTATTAGTTGTAATGTGaagggggaagagagagagtttgctttagaaaataTCTTTGTGTGTTGTACAGAAAAATAAGGAAAGGGGCGGggtaacaataacaattaggTCTAAAGGGATAGTCCTGATGGtcacaaatttatattttgatacaTCTggtaattattcaatttttcaaagctcaatctgtttcttttat contains the following coding sequences:
- the LOC106070675 gene encoding FMRFamide receptor-like, producing MANITDGGLLLTGTDNTFNAMTIDAQVYNWFLIVDGFLLGLVSLLGIIFNTVNVIVYSKMSQRDSVNIALLALSLAELGGSVVLLLMSCFSVPELTLGYLPAVYQISWLHIIFSRISSCLTAFVTLERYLCVAMPLKVKALITSGRTIAVVTIIFVGMTSCMVPPFFARKIESMVISDTNRTMLIFIPMDESSKNMENTSVTVNNVALLLAFAVVFISTMLLVITLRKKSKWRSEVTSSLQGDVTSVRDQKVIKMIILIAVIFIVSYLPVVVSTAAMLSVPEYNVEGNYTRIFTLTWGITFLLEGANATASIFVYLKMSSRYKSILLTLLKFNSHGGLTRFH